The Lagopus muta isolate bLagMut1 chromosome 4, bLagMut1 primary, whole genome shotgun sequence genome has a window encoding:
- the ARHGAP24 gene encoding rho GTPase-activating protein 24 isoform X4: MTANHETYLLMASTQNDMEDWVKSIRRVIWAPFGGGIFGQKLEDTVRYEKRYGNRLAPMLVEQCVDFIRQRGLKEEGLFRLPGQANLVKELQDAFDCGEKPSFDSNTDVHTVASLLKLYLRELPEPVIPYAKYEDFLSCAKMLSKEEEMGLIELVKQVKSLPAVNYNLLKYICRFLDEVQSYSGINKMSVQNLATVFGPNILRPKVEDPLTIMEGTVVVQQLMSVMISKHEELFPKDADPDVGPEVCNNNNEVPKKAIVGQLQNKENNNTKETAVRRCSWDKPESPQRGSMDNESPTALPGSKTNSPRNSIQKLDVTRSPPLTVKKNPAFNKGSGIVTNGSFSSSVESHEKSQTLPNCTLQARRTSSLKGPVTKMGTQSMQNGGVRMGVSSTDGLTNTLNNRSPGWAPNGCVTLRDNKQKESVSESGQHNRLSTYDNVHQQFSTVNSDDKQSVDSATWSTSSCEISLPEHSNSCRSSTTTCPEQDFFAGNFEDSVLDGPPQEDLSNTGDYENRSDRRSVGGHSSRATSSSDNSETFVANSTNNHSALHSLVSSLKQEMAKQKLEYETRIKSLEQRNLTLETEMIALHEELDQERKKFTMVEIKMRNAERAKEDAEKRNDMLQKEMEQFFSTFGELTVEPRRPERGNTIWIQ, translated from the exons GTATTTTTGGCCAGAAGCTAGAAGACACCGTCCGATATGAGAAGCGATATGGGAACCGCCTGGCTCCCATGCTGGTGGAGCAGTGCGTGGATTTCATCCGACAGCGGGGGCTGAAGGAAGAAGGCCTCTTCCGACTGCCTGGGCAGGCTAATCTTGTCAAGGAGCTGCAGGATGCGTTTGACTGTGGAGAGAAGCCTTCTTTTGACAG caatacagatgtGCACACGGTGGCATCACTACTCAAGCTGTACCTAAGGGAACTCCCAGAGCCAGTCATACCGTATGCAAAAtatgaagattttctttcctgtgccaAAATGCtcagcaaggaagaagaaatg GGCCTGATAGAATTAGTGAAGCAAGTGAAGAGCCTGCCAGCTGTCAATTATAATCTGCTGAAATACATCTGTAG aTTCCTGGATGAAGTCCAGTCTTATTCAGGCATAAACAAAATGAGCGTGCAAAATCTGGCTACTGTTTTTGGCCCCAACATCCTCCGCCCTAAAGTGGAAGATCCTTTGACTATCATGGAAG GTACGGTAGTAGTCCAGCAGTTAATGTCAGTGATGATAAGCAAACACGAAGAGCTGTTTCCCAAGGATGCAGACCCTGATGTGGGACCCGAAGTGTGCAACAATAACAATGAAGTGCCAAAGAAGGCAATCGTTGGACAActacaaaacaaagagaacaacAACACAAAGGAGACAGCAGTGAGGCGCTGCTCTTGGGATAAACCTGAATCTCCCCAAAGGGGAAGCATGGACAATGAGTCTCCAACTGcgctgccaggcagcaagacCAATAGCCCTAGAAACAGCATCCAGAAATTAGATGTCACCAGAAGCCCACCACTCAcggtgaaaaaaaatcctgcttttaaTAAAGGCAGTGGCATAGTCACCAACGGGTcgttcagcagctctgtggagagcCATGAGAAGAGCCAGACCTTACCAAACTGTACCCTGCAAGCCAGGAGGACATCCTCCCTGAAAGGACCGGTGACTAAGATGGGCACACAAAGCATGCAGAATGGAGGCGTGAGGATGGGAGTTTCTAGCACTGATGGGCTCACCAACACCCTCAACAACCGAAGCCCAGGCTGGGCACCCAATGGCTGTGTCACACTGAGAGACAACAAGCAAAAGGAATCAGTGAGTGAGTCGGGTCAGCACAACAGGCTCTCCACCTATGACAATGTCCACCAGCAGTTCTCCACAGTGAACTCTGATGACAAACAGAGTGTGGACAGTGCTACCTGGTCAACATCCTCCTGTGAAATATCCCTCCCTGAGCACTCTAACTCCTGTCGTTCATCCACCACCACCTGCCCAGAGCAGGACTTCTTTGCGGGTAACTTTGAAGACTCTGTGCTGGATGGACCACCACAGGAAGACCTCTCTAACACTGGTGACTATGAGAACAGAAGTGACCGAAGGAGTGTGGGGGGCCATagcagcagagccaccagcagcagtgataACAGTGAAACGTTCGTTGCCAACAGTACTAACAATCATAGCGCTCTGCACAGCCTGGTGTCCAGCTTGAAGCAAGAAATGGCCAAACAAAAACTCGAGTATGAGACAAGGATAAAAAG CTTGGAACAGAGAAATCTCACCCTGGAGACGGAAATGATAGCCCTGCATGAAGAGCTGGATCAAGAGCGGAAGAAGTTCACAATGGTGGAAATCAAAATGCGTAATGCAGAACGGGCCAAAGAGGATGCAGAGAAGAGGAACGAcatgctgcagaaggaaatggagCAGTTTTTCTCTACTTTTGGAGAACTGACAGTGGAGCCTCGCAGACCAGAAAGGGGCAACACCATCTGGATCCAGTGA
- the ARHGAP24 gene encoding rho GTPase-activating protein 24 isoform X3, producing MMPEDRNAGVRSPGALAAPPFLPKTTYRKIKRCFSFRKGIFGQKLEDTVRYEKRYGNRLAPMLVEQCVDFIRQRGLKEEGLFRLPGQANLVKELQDAFDCGEKPSFDSNTDVHTVASLLKLYLRELPEPVIPYAKYEDFLSCAKMLSKEEEMGLIELVKQVKSLPAVNYNLLKYICRFLDEVQSYSGINKMSVQNLATVFGPNILRPKVEDPLTIMEGTVVVQQLMSVMISKHEELFPKDADPDVGPEVCNNNNEVPKKAIVGQLQNKENNNTKETAVRRCSWDKPESPQRGSMDNESPTALPGSKTNSPRNSIQKLDVTRSPPLTVKKNPAFNKGSGIVTNGSFSSSVESHEKSQTLPNCTLQARRTSSLKGPVTKMGTQSMQNGGVRMGVSSTDGLTNTLNNRSPGWAPNGCVTLRDNKQKESVSESGQHNRLSTYDNVHQQFSTVNSDDKQSVDSATWSTSSCEISLPEHSNSCRSSTTTCPEQDFFAGNFEDSVLDGPPQEDLSNTGDYENRSDRRSVGGHSSRATSSSDNSETFVANSTNNHSALHSLVSSLKQEMAKQKLEYETRIKSLEQRNLTLETEMIALHEELDQERKKFTMVEIKMRNAERAKEDAEKRNDMLQKEMEQFFSTFGELTVEPRRPERGNTIWIQ from the exons GTATTTTTGGCCAGAAGCTAGAAGACACCGTCCGATATGAGAAGCGATATGGGAACCGCCTGGCTCCCATGCTGGTGGAGCAGTGCGTGGATTTCATCCGACAGCGGGGGCTGAAGGAAGAAGGCCTCTTCCGACTGCCTGGGCAGGCTAATCTTGTCAAGGAGCTGCAGGATGCGTTTGACTGTGGAGAGAAGCCTTCTTTTGACAG caatacagatgtGCACACGGTGGCATCACTACTCAAGCTGTACCTAAGGGAACTCCCAGAGCCAGTCATACCGTATGCAAAAtatgaagattttctttcctgtgccaAAATGCtcagcaaggaagaagaaatg GGCCTGATAGAATTAGTGAAGCAAGTGAAGAGCCTGCCAGCTGTCAATTATAATCTGCTGAAATACATCTGTAG aTTCCTGGATGAAGTCCAGTCTTATTCAGGCATAAACAAAATGAGCGTGCAAAATCTGGCTACTGTTTTTGGCCCCAACATCCTCCGCCCTAAAGTGGAAGATCCTTTGACTATCATGGAAG GTACGGTAGTAGTCCAGCAGTTAATGTCAGTGATGATAAGCAAACACGAAGAGCTGTTTCCCAAGGATGCAGACCCTGATGTGGGACCCGAAGTGTGCAACAATAACAATGAAGTGCCAAAGAAGGCAATCGTTGGACAActacaaaacaaagagaacaacAACACAAAGGAGACAGCAGTGAGGCGCTGCTCTTGGGATAAACCTGAATCTCCCCAAAGGGGAAGCATGGACAATGAGTCTCCAACTGcgctgccaggcagcaagacCAATAGCCCTAGAAACAGCATCCAGAAATTAGATGTCACCAGAAGCCCACCACTCAcggtgaaaaaaaatcctgcttttaaTAAAGGCAGTGGCATAGTCACCAACGGGTcgttcagcagctctgtggagagcCATGAGAAGAGCCAGACCTTACCAAACTGTACCCTGCAAGCCAGGAGGACATCCTCCCTGAAAGGACCGGTGACTAAGATGGGCACACAAAGCATGCAGAATGGAGGCGTGAGGATGGGAGTTTCTAGCACTGATGGGCTCACCAACACCCTCAACAACCGAAGCCCAGGCTGGGCACCCAATGGCTGTGTCACACTGAGAGACAACAAGCAAAAGGAATCAGTGAGTGAGTCGGGTCAGCACAACAGGCTCTCCACCTATGACAATGTCCACCAGCAGTTCTCCACAGTGAACTCTGATGACAAACAGAGTGTGGACAGTGCTACCTGGTCAACATCCTCCTGTGAAATATCCCTCCCTGAGCACTCTAACTCCTGTCGTTCATCCACCACCACCTGCCCAGAGCAGGACTTCTTTGCGGGTAACTTTGAAGACTCTGTGCTGGATGGACCACCACAGGAAGACCTCTCTAACACTGGTGACTATGAGAACAGAAGTGACCGAAGGAGTGTGGGGGGCCATagcagcagagccaccagcagcagtgataACAGTGAAACGTTCGTTGCCAACAGTACTAACAATCATAGCGCTCTGCACAGCCTGGTGTCCAGCTTGAAGCAAGAAATGGCCAAACAAAAACTCGAGTATGAGACAAGGATAAAAAG CTTGGAACAGAGAAATCTCACCCTGGAGACGGAAATGATAGCCCTGCATGAAGAGCTGGATCAAGAGCGGAAGAAGTTCACAATGGTGGAAATCAAAATGCGTAATGCAGAACGGGCCAAAGAGGATGCAGAGAAGAGGAACGAcatgctgcagaaggaaatggagCAGTTTTTCTCTACTTTTGGAGAACTGACAGTGGAGCCTCGCAGACCAGAAAGGGGCAACACCATCTGGATCCAGTGA